One Dromiciops gliroides isolate mDroGli1 chromosome 3, mDroGli1.pri, whole genome shotgun sequence DNA segment encodes these proteins:
- the LOC122748559 gene encoding uncharacterized protein LOC122748559, which yields MLWKHRGFLTSSGKEIAHSELIRDFLEAIQLPKTLAIIHCSAHKKGTDPVTQGNARADAAAKTAAIEGPVYVMPLQASGTGDDDDDAGSKTQWPDLIYDDKEVDTWKQRYNAKEISGIWYCHFRDHKGIIP from the exons ATGTTATGGAAGCACAGAGGCTTCTTAACTTCTTCAGGAAAAGAGATTGCCCACTCTGAATTGATCAGAGATTTTCTGGAAGCTATTCAGCTACCTAAGACTCTAGCTATAATTCATTGTTCTGCCCATAAAAAAGGAACTGATCCAGTGACTCAAGGAAATGCCAGAGCTGACGCTGCTGCAAAGACAGCAGCTATCGAGGGTCCTGTTTATGTGATGCCACTTCAAGCCTCTGGGactggagatgatgatgatgatgctgggAGTAAAACTCAGTGGCCGGACCTTATTTATGATGACAAGGAAGTGGACACCTGGAAACAACGGTATAATGCTAAAGAGATATCTGGAATTTGG TATTGCCACTTCAGGGACCATAAAGGAATCATCCCCTGA